Part of the Nicotiana sylvestris chromosome 5, ASM39365v2, whole genome shotgun sequence genome is shown below.
tgatcccacaatatacaagtcaacAATAAGGAAGCCAACACGAGTCAATAACTCAAATAAAGGCAAGTCAACTAAGATATATGTTATCTAAACTCCTTTTAAGGTTGAGCAATTCGAAGGATATTCAACAATTCAAATAATGGTAAGCAGCAGAAGATAATCATAACTccaattaagactaaacaattataggatgacataataataatttcagttaaacataAGCAATTATGAAAAGATAACATGACGATAGAAGAGGCaaaatcttcagttaagtcaaataagagtcaaatatgCAATAAGAGTGAATCCTAAAGCAATTAATTCTAATTAAAACATGTAGAGGTGAAACACGCAAATAGGAACTCAAACGTATCACGAACAACTTCATACACAGtaaatataaggacctaagaaccctaaaggccaactttccacaaataagtccgagcacgcactcgtcacctcgtgtacacgaactacaatcaacatataagactcaaatcctaagggaaaatcccccacataaggttagacaagatacttacctcaaagaagacaaGCCGATACTCTACAAtgaacttctcgggtgaaaagacctccggactgcttcgtcttctcggtcatctgatagtgtattatgtagttcattataaaaatgataatcttattccaaatttatttatgttcaggactatGGTTTGCGATAATATAATAAATGTTATTGATAAAGGTTCTGTTgggtatttgtgatagtttttagaacttgtgggtataagtcatgttttatattttttaataaaaaaaataaaatatattttaaaaactTATGTTCCAACACATTTTCTTCTTCAAATAAAATTTCAATAAATTttaaaatctatggccaaatacTAGCAAAGTTTAAATTCTAGATCTGTCTCTCCTTTTACTCTTGCTGGGATTAATTCTATCTATACCCGAGCCAAACGACCCTTTGGAAATaggtattatttttttcttttttgttttctggGAGGAAATAGGTCATTCACCTTTTTGTCTCAGGCGAAAATGACGAGCAGCAGCTGCAGATTTCTCTTCAAAAATGGCTTTATTCCAAATTTGGCAGAAACCCCATCATTAACAACCTTACTTGAAGCCCATCAAGGTATTTTACCTGCTTTTCATCTTCCTTCTTTTGAATTCTTGTTTTGTAAAACAAAAAAGAAGTTCCCCACATAGGAATCTTTGTTTTAGAACTACCTCAACCAataaatgatttaaaaaaaaaagaaactgaaAGGTACAATTTTTTCCCATTTCAGGTGCATATACAACAACTAGGACTCATAATGGTGGCTCACAGCTATTGTTTTGGGAAAGGCATATGAGCAGACTCTCCAACTCTCTAAGAATTCTTTTAAATTCAAATCCAGAACTTTTATTCAGTTCAGAAAGATGTGGACTCCCTTTTTCCTTAGTATCAACAAAACCAACTATGTGGGATTCATTGGTTCAATCTCTTGTGAATGATTCAATGAGAAAAGCTCTGCCTTTTGTATTGAAAGAAAGGAGAAGTGGGGAGGAATTGTCGATTACTTGTCTTGTCAGTGGAAATGTTGATAGTTTGGAGGAATTTGAGGGTTTAGATGAGGAAAAGATTTCTTCAGCTTTTGATGTATATGTCCATGTTGGTCCCTATGTTCCTCCACTCTTTGGTTGCCATGAAAATGCAGCACGTTTGGCAGTTGTTGGTCGTGGTAGGCATGCAGCAAATGCCAAATACTCAGACTGGGTTAGGTACTTATGCGCAAACAACTGGTTGTAGTCCTTTTAACTGTGATATACTCATGGAATTTCTCCTACATAGTAATGAATGGTGATTTAGCTTTTGTATCTGATTTGGTTATAGGGAATAGGTGAACTTTGTCGACACAATCTTTCTGTGGTGATGGGATTTCGTTGTTTTTGTTATAGGTAGGCAAAGGAAGCAATTGGAGAAGCTGAGGCCACCTTCTGTCAATGAGCTCCTGTTGTCAAACAACGGTGATCAGATCTTAGAGGGTTGTTTGACAAATCTTTTCGTTGTTTGTCGCAAGGTGATATGTCATTACAGCACTGTTAACCACcctattttttttaagttttgtgTTGCACTAAAACGAGTAGGACTTTTTCTTATATTCCATATAGTTGGCTGGATTTCAGATGGCCAAACATTTTTGTTTAGTTGATTTGTTAGTAACAATTAGTTCCGAGATCTTATTTGATCCTGTTGTAGGAGCAATTTTATTAGTCCATGGATGGTTTTTCAGGAAGTTAAATTTCAGCAAACTGAGCATCAGCATGAGTTTTTATTGCTTAAGAAAGGGAAAGGAATAGAATACAAAGCTGTAGTTATGTTAACTAGAGATTTCATTTATTGAAGAAAAGGTTGATTTCTGTAGGACAGCCATCATTTCTATAGGCGGGGACTTGTAAATTTTGAATTTTACACTGTATTTGGAGTCCTCACTGTTGTAGTTATGCAATCTGACATTGTCACATATACATAAATAATTCATAAGTGAATTTAGTGATCAGATTGGAATCTTTGTATGAGAAGAAAAGATCTTGACTGCTGGGATTTTCTTCTAGTAGTACAGGATCAACATGATAGATTGTATTAGTCAATATACAGGAAGGTTATTGGCTGTATTTGGTTGTATAGACAATCACCAACTTATTGCTTGTCCTCTAGCGATTAATGAAACTTTTTCCGATAAggtaacaattaataaaaattacGCCTTAATGATCAAAAAGTACTAAGCTTTACGTCTGGGCACACTGAGAATGCTAAGCTATGCGTGGAACTACTCCTGAAGTGTAAGTTTGCTGGGGctaccaaaaaaaagaaaaaaagaaaagagattaTTGGGGCTATGAAGGTTTGAGTAAAGCTTGAAGACAATATGGAATGCAATCCCTGTGTGCATTTGGTGGTCGATCTGGAAGAAACTGGAGGTTCTATGGAAGATGTACTAACTCCATGCTGAAGATCAACAgtaattgtatgcccttgttgtACTTTTGGTGTAGGAAGGAATATGCACAGGAGGCTGGTGATGACTCATTGATCTTATAGGTTCTTTCCACTGTCAGAAGGAAGGAACTATACTTTTTGCTTTTTGGATGTACGTGACACAGCACCATCTTAGTGCTGATGTCAATAAAAATGCTCTTTTActgttaaagaaaaagaaagtgctAAGCTTTACTTCAAAATGGACACATTATCTATACTGAAGGCATATCAACTTCTACCTAGCAGGAATTCCAGCAATTACTAACCAAGCCATCTGAACAGAGCAATTAGTACTGTTTTGCTAGGATATGGTAAATCCTCGGGGACAA
Proteins encoded:
- the LOC104230863 gene encoding uncharacterized protein, whose translation is MTSSSCRFLFKNGFIPNLAETPSLTTLLEAHQGAYTTTRTHNGGSQLLFWERHMSRLSNSLRILLNSNPELLFSSERCGLPFSLVSTKPTMWDSLVQSLVNDSMRKALPFVLKERRSGEELSITCLVSGNVDSLEEFEGLDEEKISSAFDVYVHVGPYVPPLFGCHENAARLAVVGRGRHAANAKYSDWVRQRKQLEKLRPPSVNELLLSNNGDQILEGCLTNLFVVCRKDVNDDYHKASERGNESTVSVELQTAPLRDGVLPGVLRQVIIDICSRNKIPVREIAPSWSKREMWLEAFITNSLRLLQHVEVIQAPSSWESLEAKTWRDVTWEDKLFEHAPGRITALIQKEIMEMASVEGYPVVLFND